A portion of the Hydractinia symbiolongicarpus strain clone_291-10 chromosome 10, HSymV2.1, whole genome shotgun sequence genome contains these proteins:
- the LOC130612627 gene encoding uncharacterized protein LOC130612627 isoform X3, whose protein sequence is MKKIILWFIKDTTLPISCDDDKQEPPPASSANLFNSGFGQNSPVNMMNQYPFDSFVNDATSQAQSGPISLPPQVTAPPPMINRSGPPSLENSSTANPFRSTSRRGRNPKVYQTAGTLFGAASPMQQTSNSYFGAPTQDNTGFISASFEPSTLAPSLQPPVSAPPQPPISHHMQPPNSHYMQSPITAPVQPENSHHMKPPISAPVQSPAPEVLSISQPQEFSQYQPTEISQEKIQKAVEENALKVANREKSLERVKAKRDQILEQQKQSWEKIAKEREQQELLKCFENDNSPLNVVQKPKSKEERKLIRERAKKARMKKTERPGDLSSLIDEISSQTPSLCSDLSEQPDGVTVTLLPSSIPQQQQQVIPQTNDVISQSTQAMEDTSSGSSFGMITQKSSESECRLSPYQVIEGINYPLQSPEGSSTSSPLEIIQNVSVASSTYEKVGMPSSTSSASMDVSSFEITESAQYVPTQDPNNVHLAASDENVSYNDEPSSTPSHDMYNVESVQYSNTHYQENVSPTHDVDYNPANNDYVLSDSTLHSNENVIADYVPSSHDISHNHKTQDLLPNTNTEKIFNQFLQPDSSEAITASYNASNHNVDYNQETQHFQQPDSNAPATQYLQPDNTAYESEYASSGCKVEYNQDVDFTREQNSQQNTGRFINKGNTVHNHAFQYASGTPSTTSVDSPHANDNAANNYLQQEAWTQQNNTTYYDNPPVPLSPESQATVNNTRLLQEKAAMLFDQARQAGSSGDNFKQITPDPFNLQLGMESNTAADASVYPSSQQENRISPDTPFLPPQSNTNSISKDQNFETLDGSLHVASKLSNSNQPQVANFFNQHTRSQDSFADNNFQPGENQQSHQTVKPTLKEPHDNSVHSRDFKHVSPDPGVNQSIASEISQPTLTSDLTSTTNSTTQQLHNKEQYTHTHLTNVTQTHIDHHMPDNTFTDQTTEGQMHEINPTPVHFQTDHVHLKEAVPPITHPVNVSNNQHINPLTNPLTHQPHQHIFNNEVLDSQTASIQQQAQKLISQEHIVTQAVSRNQVQPNMIQQNSDDNSNQTTGVQPPVYYDLQNDNHPAAKLPQPTYQTPVYSQETTTISPTSKGAATTVLSTNQGAATTVLSTNQGAATTVLSTNQGAATNQGTALNFPPTSQAAPNFPPTSQGAATNFPPINQVVPTNFPPTNEAVSTKFPPTNQAVPTHFTQTNEGVPITVPATSHGAAPNFLLTNQGVATAVPPTSHGAAPNFPPTNQEVATPVQPTSHEAAPNFPLAYEGVATAVPPTSHEAAPNFPPTNQEVATPVQPTSHEAAPNFPLANQGVATAVPPTSHGAAPNFPSTYQAASNFPPTTQGAASNFPPANQAIPTNFPPTNQGASTVLPTNEGVATAVPASNHEEVDKNNSYNPSGYQMPPQPNYYAEQGHHMPPYGQQPFPGAMPYNNQQYPAQQPYDPQYAQMDMQSQMYWQYQQQMWYAGYYNQPYMSPYMHDYSQYGDWSGYSNYDHYSVHSSAASSAYGDSRPGSVIERRSSGAEEQTFSELEDLTSEMSFANRAETPEEKIIERSTPLSFTRPHVKARFSTTGGLLNIVAAKQPLDGEIASVDNIMLENAVDISMLKRFPGPLVRGESNKKSVKNFITETINVYLPKLYSDPKELFAHVALWEFVNLLIKQNGTFDGSDVAELLISLLPSVDMQGKESKQLSMLAHPPQNLEQENVEDFYMYLSTGRAKDGLEIAIHSGMWGHAFMLAAALGEKVLHHVQDRFMRSMNKTDPMKTFYGHMQSKNTGYIKKRANPETWVQNLCMIISHPTGCPEMDKEKIIAFGDSLRDYGLVAAAHLCYLIAKVQFGNHTCKDERIVLIGLEHKPYTDKSASVWAQDLNIQLTEIYQYACTLHEKSFAVPSFQTYKCEYALKLLEYGYPSQALAYLESISQIINSDQTFSAYEPAFVRKIIKFSDRILLQEAERFEDKETPSWLNGLQEYCEKYVSPGPHDHTNVKNTPSFADYSEENSTKSPDYSTEQSSSNEISSSRDGYEFTQQPPAQDENNFYPDHVDSGKVEYFQPNTHSEGHVVSDSDGQYDRPSQENISTYDDNTHTYNNEQYEQNTEGKFPSTQQDYYGNEHSSQPEYSAEQGYSNEQQDYGAEQPTYSNGQMNYYSPNQDYSAQSDYPNQTDYSSGAQDYEQTGYPRQPDYSSGQPDYSWDQTAAKDPQDNYQPSTQNDTHGQEDEEEDLFGGFTKKKAADIKETKPKAKGPAPKPAEAKNSKGLFGGIFSKFFSKEVHLPDDKDKSLVYDKELKRWVDKNADEEDTKAAPLPPPPTGNIGLPTGPPGSASKPVSGPVGMQRPPMPNTASPLIPDMDPRHPEPAPAAPMQNVIPTMPANPLPTSSAETQQQTPSRQRRNVRRQPDNKTDEGEEEKKPAGPPSKFSMRAQGGSGRRGANRYINVMGSATKRTPMAPVLDPMANLAPSSASKGNTNGSTMPMFFNPTQMTTPTSTPSAGRGHTISRR, encoded by the exons AACCCCCACCTGCTTCATCAGCAAACCTATTCAATTCTGGATTTGGTCAAAATTCACCTGTCAATATGATGAATCAATATCCTTTTGACTCATTTGTTAATGATGCAACATCTCAGGCACAATCTGGTCCAATTTCCTTGCCACCGCAAGTTACTGCACCCCCACCAATGATAAACCGATCAGGTCCACCTTCATTAGAAAACTCTAGCACT GCAAATCCATTTCGATCAACAAGTAGAAGAGGGCGCAATCCAAAGGTGTACCAGACGGCTGGCACATTGTTTGGAGCTGCATCTCCAATGCAACAGACCTCTAATTCATATTTTGGTGCTCCAACGCAAGATAATACTGGCTTTATTTCTGCATCATTTGAACCATCAACATTAGCGCCTTCACTACAGCCACCTGTCTCCGCTCCTCCTCAACCACCCATCTCACATCATATGCAGCCACCTAACTCACATTATATGCAATCACCCATCACGGCTCCTGTGCAACCAGAAAACTCACATCATATGAAACCACCCATCTCAGCTCCTGTACAGTCACCTGCTCCAGAAGTTTTATCAATCTCGCAGCCTCAAG aaTTTTCACAATACCAGCCAACTGAAATCAGCCAAGAGAAGATACAAAAAGCTGTAGAGGAGAATGCATTAAAGGTTGCCAACCGTGAAAAGAGTTTAGAAAGAGTCAAGGCCAAACGTGACCAGATTTTGGAACAACAGAAACAAAGTTGGGAAAAGATTGCTAAAGAAAGAGAACAGCAGGAActtttgaaatgttttgaaaatgaTAACAGTCCACTAAACGTAGTGCAGAAGCCAAAGAGCAAGGAAGAGCGAAAGTTAA ttcGCGAACGAGCCAAGAAGGCAAGAATGAAGAAAACAGAAAGGCCAGGAGATCTTTCAAGTTTAATTGATGAAATTTCATCTCAAACACCATCATTGTGTTCTGATCTATCTGAACAACCAGATGGAGTGACAGTGACATTGTTACCAA gttcaataccacaacaacaacaacaagtcaTTCCTCAAACTAATGATGTTATTTCACAATCTACTCAAGCCATGGAAGACACATCAAGTGGTAGTTCATTTGGAATGATAACTCAAAAGTCATCTGAAAGTGAATGTAGGTTAAGTCCATATCAAGTAATTGAGGGTATAAACTATCCATTACAATCACCTGAAGGATCTAGCACCTCATCACCACTGGAAATCATCCAAAATGTTTCAGTAGCTTCATCAACCTATGAAAAGGTCGGCATGCCATCCTCGACTTCTTCAGCATCAATGGATGTAAGCAGTTTTGAAATCACTGAGAGTGCCCAATATGTTCCAACACAAGATCCAAATAATGTTCACCTAGCAGCATCAGATGAAAATGTCAGTTATAATGACGAACCTTCCTCAACACCATCACATGATATGTACAATGTGGAATCGGTTCAATACAGCAATACGCATTATCAGGAGAATGTTTCTCCAACTCATGATGTTGATTACAATCCTGCAAATAATGACTATGTGTTGTCAGACAGTACGTTGCATTCAAATGAAAATGTCATTGCTGACTATGTACCATCTAGTCACGATATTAGCCACAATCATAAAACACAAGATCTTCTTCCAAATACTAAcactgaaaagatttttaatcagTTTTTGCAGCCAGATAGCTCCGAAGCTATTACTGCGAGTTATAATGCATCGAATCACAATGTCGATTACAATCAAGAAACACAACATTTCCAACAGCCAGATTCCAATGCCCCAGCAACTCAATATTTACAACCAGACAACACAGCCTATGAAAGTGAATATGCTTCGTCAGGTTGCAAAGTGGAATACAACCAAGACGTTGACTTTACAAGAGAGCAAAACAGTCAACAAAACACAGGACGTTTTATAAATAAAGGTAACACTGTACATAATCATGCTTTCCAATATGCCAGTGGAACTCCATCAACAACAAGTGTTGATTCTCCACATGCAAATGACAATGCTGCTAATAATTATCTTCAGCAAGAAGCATGGAcacaacaaaataatacaacTTATTATGATAATCCACCTGTTCCATTATCACCTGAATCTCAAGCAACTGTGAATAATACAAGATTGTTACAGGAGAAGGCTGCTATGCTTTTTGATCAAGCTCGACAAGCTGGTTCCAGTGGTGACAATTTCAAACAAATCACACCAGATCCTTTTAATTTGCAATTAGGAATGGAAAGCAATACAGCTGCTGATGCAAGTGTTTATCCCTCTTCACAGCAAGAAAATCGAATCTCACCAGATACCCCATTTCTTCCACCTCAGTCAAACACGAATTCCATTTCCAaagatcaaaattttgaaactCTGGATGGTTCATTGCATGTGGCTTCAAAACTTTCAAATTCTAATCAGCCACAAGTAGCaaattttttcaaccaacatacTCGTTCTCAGGATTCATTTGCAGATAATAACTTCCAGCCGGGAGAAAACCAGCAAAGTCACCAAACTGTTAAACCTACTTTGAAAGAACCACATGATAACTCTGTTCATTCAAGAGATTTCAAGCACGTGTCACCTGACCCAGGAGTCAACCAAAGCATAGCTTCTGAAATTTCTCAACCAACATTGACAAGTGATCTGACTTCGACAACCAATTCAACTACACAACAGCTTCATAACAAGGAACAATATACTCATACACATTTGACAAATGTGACACAAACACATATCGATCATCACATGCCAGATAATACTTTTACTGATCAAACAACAGAGGGGCAAATGCATGAAATAAATCCAACACCTGTACATTTTCAAACAGACCATGTTCATTTAAAAGAAGCTGTGCCACCAATAACCCATCCTGTGAATGTTAGTAATAATCAACATATTAACCCGCTTACTAATCCACTGACACACCAGCCTCAccaacatatttttaataacgAAGTACTTGATTCTCAAACTGCTTCAATCCAACAACAAGCTCAGAAATTAATTTCACAAGAGCATATAGTAACACAAGCGGTTTCTAGAAATCAAGTTCAACCCAACATGATACAACAAAATTCTGATGATAATTCAAATCAAACAACAGGTGTTCAACCACCTGTATACTATGATCTGCAAAATGATAACCATCCTGCTGCTAAACTACCACAACCTACATACCAGACACCAGTGTATTCACAAGAAACCACAACTATTTCACCAACCAGTAAAGGAGCTGCAACAACTGTTCTGTCAACCAATCAAGGAGCTGCAACAACTGTTCTGTCAACCAATCAAGGAGCTGCAACAACTGTTCTGTCAACCAATCAAGGAGCTGCAACCAATCAAGGCACTGCACTTAATTTTCCACCAACAAGTCAGGCTGCTCCAAATTTTCCACCAACAAGTCAAGGAGCTGCTACGAATTTCCCACCTATTAATCAAGTAGTTCCAACAAATTTTCCACCAACCAATGAAGCAGTTTCAACAAAATTTCCACCAACCAATCAAGCAGTTCCAACACATTTTACACAAACCAATGAAGGAGTTCCAATTACTGTTCCAGCAACTAGTCACGGAGCTGCTCCAAATTTTTTACTTACTAATCAAGGAGTTGCAACTGCTGTTCCACCAACTAGTCACGGAGCTGCTCCAAATTTTCCACCTACTAATCAAGAAGTTGCAACACCAGTTCAACCAACTAGTCACGAAGCTGCTCCAAATTTTCCACTTGCTTATGAAGGAGTTGCAACTGCTGTTCCACCAACTAGTCACGAAGCTGCTCCAAATTTTCCACCTACTAATCAAGAAGTTGCAACACCAGTTCAACCAACTAGTCACGAAGCTGCTCCAAATTTTCCACTTGCTAATCAAGGAGTTGCAACTGCTGTTCCACCAACTAGTCACGGAGCTGCTCCAAATTTTCCATCAACATATCAGGCTGCTTCAAATTTTCCACCAACAACTCAAGGAGCTGCTTCGAATTTCCCACCTGCTAATCAAGCAATCCCAACGAATTTTCCACCTACCAATCAAGGAGCTTCAACAGTTCTTCCAACCAATGAAGGAGTTGCAACAGCTGTTCCAGCATCCAATCATGAAGAAGTGGATAAAAACAATTCCTATAATCCTTCTGGCTACCAAATGCCTCCTCAACCAAATTATTATGCTGAGCAAGGTCATCATATGCCACCTTATGGTCAGCAACCTTTCCCTGGTGCAATGCCATACAATAATCAACAATACCCTGCTCAACAGCCTTATGATCCACAGTATGCACAAATGGATATGCAAAGTCAAATGTATTGGCAATATCAACAACAAATGTGGTATGCTGGTTACTATAATCAACCATACATGTCACCTTACATGCATGATTATTCACAGTATGGTGATTGGTCAGGTTATTCTAATTATGACCACTATTCAGTACATTCCAGTGCAGCAAGCTCAGCATATGGTGATAGCAGGCCTGGGTCTGTAATTGAAAGAAGAAGTTCTGGTGCAGAAGAGCAAACATTCAGCGAATTGGAGGATTTGACAAGTGAGATGTCATTCGCAAACAGAGCAG aaacTCCAGAGGAGAAAATAATTGAGCGTTCCACACCATTGTCTTTCACAAGACCACATGTTAAAGCCAGATTCTCAACCACGGGTGGTTTGTTAAATATTGTGGCGGCAAAACAACCACTGGACGGAGAGATTGCGTCTGTCGACAACATAATGCTTGAG AATGCTGTGGATATTAGTATGCTGAAAAGGTTTCCTGGTCCACTTGTTCG TGGAGAAAGTAACAAGAAATCGGTCAAAAATTTCATCACTGAAACAATAAATGTATATTTACCAAAACTTTACTCAGATCCAAAGGAATTGTTTGCACATGTTGCCTTATGGGAATTTGTAAACTTATTAATCAAACAAAATGGC ACATTTGATGGATCAGATGTGGCGGAACTACTAATAAGTTTGCTACCCTCAGTTGACATGCAAGGGAAGGAATCCAAGCAACTTTCCATGTTGGCACATCCTCCTCAGAATTTAGAACAAGAAAACGTGGAGGATTTTTATATGTATTTATCAACCGGTCGAGCAAAAGATGGTCTGGAAATTGCAATCCATTCTGGTATGTGGGGACATGCATTTATGCTTGCAGCAGCCCTAGGTGAAAAGGTTTTGCATCATGTTCAAGACAG ATTTATGCGGAGCATGAATAAAACTGATCCCATGAAAACATTCTATGGTCATATGCAGAGCAAAAACACGGGTTACATCAAG AAACGTGCCAACCCTGAAACATGGGTTCAAAATCTCTGCATGATAATTTCACATCCAACTGGCTGTCCAGAGATGGACAAGGAGAAAATCATTGCATTCGGTGACTCATTAA GAGATTATGGTTTAGTGGCAGCAGCACATTTGTGTTACTTAATCGCTAAAGTACAGTTCGGCAACCACACGTGTAAAGATGAACGCATTGTACTTATTGGTTTAGAACATAA GCCTTATACAGATAAATCAGCTAGTGTTTGGGCTCAAGATCTTAACATACAGTTGACTGAG ATTTATCAATATGCTTGTACCTTGCACGAGAAATCCTTCGCTGTACCTAGTTTCCAG ACTTATAAGTGTGAATACGCGTTGAAGTTACTTGAATATGGGTATCCTTCCCAG GCCTTAGCTTATCTTGAATCAATCAGTCAAATAATAAATAGTGATCAAACGTTTTCTGCATATGAACCAGCGTTTGTTCGAAAGATTATTAAG TTTTCAGACAGAATCCTTCTTCAAGAGGCTGAACGATTTGAGGATAAAGAAACGCCATCTTGGTTGAATGGATTGCAAGAGTACTGTGAGAAATAT GTTTCTCCAGGTCCACATGATCACACCAACGTAAAAAACACACCCTCCTTCGCTGACTACAGCGAAGAAAATAGTACTAAATCACCTGATTATTCCACAGAACAGTCATCATCAAACGAGATATCATCGTCACGAGATGGTTACGAGTTTACACAACAACCACCTGCGCAGGACGAGAACAACTTTTATCCCGATCACGTGGATAGTGGGAAAGTTGAGTACTTTCAACCAAATACTCACAGTGAAGGCCATGTTGTTTCGGATAGTGACGGACAATATGACCGCCCGTCACAGGAAAACATTTCAACATATGATGATAATACTCATACTTATAATAATGAACAATACGAACAGAATACAGAAGGTAAATTCCCTTCTACTCAGCAGGATTATTACGGTAACGAACATTCTTCTCAACCTGAATATTCTGCAGAACAAGGTTACTCCAACGAACAGCAAGATTACGGTGCTGAACAACCGACTTATTCAAATGGACAAATGAATTATTATTCTCCAAATCAAGATTATTCAGCTCAGTCAGATTATCCAAATCAGACGGATTATTCTTCGGGTGCACAAGACTATGAACAAACAGGCTATCCTAGACAACCCGATTATTCTTCAGGCCAACCAGATTATTCTTGGGATCAAACAGCGGCTAAAGATCCACAAG ATAATTACCAACCCTCTACACAAAATGATACACATGGCCAGGAGGACGAAGAAGAAGATCTTTTCGGTGGTTTCACTAAG aaaaaggcGGCAGATATTAAGGAAACCAAACCGAAAGCAAAGGGACCGGCACCGAAACCGGCTGAAGCAAAAAACTCGAAA GGTTTGTTTGGAGGGATATTTTCAAAGTTTTTCAGCAAAGAAGTTCATCTACCAGACGACAAGGACAAATCG TTGGTGTATGATAAAGAGTTAAAACGTTGGGTCGATAAAAATGCGGACGAGGAGGACACGAAGGCGGCACCTTTGCCTCCCCCGCCCACTGGAAATATTGGTTTGCCAACTGGACCTCCTGGAAGTGCTTCGAAACCTGTCTCTGGTCCAGTAGGTATGCAGCGACCTCCGATGCCAAATACTGCTTCACCATTAATACCAGATATGGACCCACGTCATCCAGAACCAGCCCCGGCAGCACCCATGCAAAACGTCATACCAACAATGCCAGCAAACCCTCTTCCAACATCATCTGCAGAAACTCAACAACAAACTCCGTCGCGTCAACGTCGCAACGTTCGCCGTCAACCGGATAATAAGACTGACGAAGGTGAAGAGGAGAAGAAGCCAGCTGGACCACCGAGTAAATTTTCAATGAGAGCGCAAGGTGGTAGCGGTCGGAGAG gtgCAAATCGTTATATTAATGTGATGGGTTCTGCTACCAAAAGAACTCCTATGGCACCAGTGCTTGATCCGATGGCTAATTTAGCGCCTT CTTCTGCATCGAAAGGAAATACAAACGGAAGTACT ATGCCGATGTTTTTTAATCCGACACAAATGACGACGCCTACATCGACACCATCGGCAGGCCGTGGTCACACAATATCCCGGCGATAA